One genomic segment of Brassica napus cultivar Da-Ae chromosome A3, Da-Ae, whole genome shotgun sequence includes these proteins:
- the LOC106390481 gene encoding ABC transporter C family member 3-like, with protein sequence MDFLNSTKANGMLTLLEFRSLLLEPIFVRCVSGLLHAVLLLVLFCSWVRGRNNGFGSVTERLKDRRGFGFKSVLFCSLVLSLLNLVLTSLSGFYWYESDWLDEEQLVSLLMFLLQTVSWGGLSVSLHRCSDYEMRKSPLLLRIWLAFYLAVSSYSLVVVDKRQVHLLVYDIVSFSSALLLCYVAFFKKARGGNNNNNSNGVLEEPLLNGASTVGGGGGSDEATPYSRAGLLSLLTFSWMGPLIEIGNKKPLDLEDVPQLHDSDSVVGLAPKFRTMLESSSSDGGGGGGGVTTFKLMKALFFSAQWEILVTAFFAFIYTVASYVGPALIDTFVQYLNGRRQYNNEGYVLVITFFLAKLVECLSQRHWFFRLQKVGIRMRSSLVAMIYEKGLTLSCHSKQGRTSGEIINFMTVDAERIGNFSWYMHDPWMVLLQVGLALWILYRNLGLASIAALIATILVMLVNFPFGRMQERFQEKLMEAKDNRMKSTSEILRNMRILKLQGWEMKFLSKIFDLRKSEEGWLKKYVYNSAVISFVFWGAPTLVSVSTFGACILLGIPLESGKILSALATFRILQEPIYNLPDTISMVVQTKVSLDRIASYLCLDNLQPDVVETLPQGGSDIAVEVSNSTLSWDVSSESPTLKDISFKVFPGMKVAVCGTVGSGKSSLLSSILGEVPKVSGSLKVCGTKAYVAQSPWIQSGKIEDNILFGKPMERERYEKVLEACSLSKDLEILSFGDQTVIGERGINLSGGQKQRIQIARALYQDADIYLFDDPFSAVDAHTGSHLFKEVLLGLLSSKSVIYVTHQVEFLPAADLILVMKDGRISQAGKYNDILSSGTDFMELIGAHQEALAVVGSVDASSVSEKPALGGQEDAIGLDVKQESQDVKNDKPDTEETKRQLVQEEEREKGSVALDVYWKYITLAYGGALVPFIVLAQVLFQLLQIGSNYWMAWATPVSKDVEAPVNISTLMIVYVALAVGSSLCILVRATLLVTAGYKTATELFHKMHHCIFRSPMSFFDSTPSGRIMNRASTDQSAVDLDIPYQFGSVAITVIQLIGIIGVMSQVSWLVFLVFIPVVAASIWYQRYYIAAARELSRLVGVCKAPLIQHFAETISGSTTIRSFNQESRFRGDNMRLSDGYSRPKFYSAGAMEWLCFRLDMLSSLTFAFSLVFLISIPTGVIDPSLAGLAVTYGLSLNTLQAWLIWTLCNLENKIISVERILQYASVPSEPPLVIESNRPQQSWPSRGEVDIHDLQVRYAPHMPLVLRGITCTFKGGLRTGIVGRTGSGKSTLIQTLFRIVEPSAGEIKIDGVNILNIGLHDLRLRLSIIPQDPTMFEGTVRSNLDPLEEYTDDQIWEALDKCQLGDEVRKKDLKLDSSVSENGENWSMGQRQLVCLGRVLLKRSKILVLDEATASVDTATDNLIQKTLREHFSDCTVITIAHRISSVIDSDMVLLLSNGIIEEYDSPVKLLENKSSSFAKLVAEYTARSSSSFD encoded by the exons ATGGACTTTCTTAATTCCACGAAGGCTAATGGTATGTTGACGTTGTTGGAGTTTAGGTCTCTTCTTCTGGAACCTATTTTCGTTAGATGCGTCTCTGGTTTGTTGCACGCGGTTTTGTTGCTGGTTCTGTTTTGTTCATGGGTTAGGGGAAGAAACAATGGGTTTGGTTCTGTTACGGAGAGGTTAAAAGATAGAAGAGGGTTCGGGTTTAAGTCGGTTCTGTTTTGTAGTTTAGTTCTGTCTCTACTTAACCTCGTGTTGACGTCCTTGAGTGGTTTCTACTGGTACGAGAGTGATTGGTTAGATGAAGAGCAGCTAGTGTCTCTCCTCATGTTTCTATTACAAACGGTTTCTTGGGGAGGTTTGTCTGTTTCCTTGCATCGCTGCAGCGATTATGAGATGAGAAAGTCTCCACTTTTGCTTAGGATCTGGTTAGCTTTCTATCTCGCGGTTTCTAGCTACTCTCTTGTGGTGGTAGACAAGAGACAAGTTCATCTTCTAGTGTACGACATAGTTTCTTTCAGTAGCGCTTTGCTTCTCTGCTATGTAGCTTTCTTCAAGAAAGCCAGAGgaggcaacaacaacaacaacagcaatgGAGTTTTGGAAGAGCCTCTCTTGAATGGAGCTTCAACCGTTGGTGGTGGTGGGGGGAGTGATGAGGCTACTCCTTACTCTAGAGCTGGTCTTCTCAGTCTCTTGACTTTCTCTTGGATGGGTCCATTGATAGAGATCGGAAACAAGAAGCCCCTTGATCTTGAAGACGTGCCTCAGCTTCATGATAGCGACAGTGTAGTTGGGTTAGCTCCTAAGTTCAGGACTATgcttgaatcatcatcatcagatggtggtggtggtggtggtggtgtgaCAACGTTCAAGCTCATGAAAGCGTTGTTCTTTTCAGCTCAGTGGGAGATTCTAGTGACTGCCTTCTTTGCTTTCATCTACACGGTGGCGTCATACGTTGGACCAGCGCTCATCGACACGTTCGTCCAATACCTCAACGGACGTAGACAGTACAACAACGAAGGCTATGTGCTGGTCATCACTTTCTTTCTCGCTAAGCTTGTGGAGTGTCTCTCGCAGAGACATTGGTTCTTTAGGCTGCAGAAGGTTGGTATCAGGATGAGATCTTCCTTGGTGGCGATGATATACGAGAAGGGTCTGACTCTTTCATGCCATTCGAAGCAAGGACGCACAAGCGGTGAGATTATAAACTTCATGACTGTGGATGCTGAGAGGATTGGTAATTTTAGTTGGTACATGCATGATCCATGGATGGTTTTGTTACAAGTCGGTCTAGCTCTTTGGATATTGTATAGGAACCTTGGATTAGCTTCGATAGCAGCTTTGATTGCTACCATTCTAGTAATGCTTGTGAACTTCCCTTTTGGGAGGATGCAAGAGAGGTTTCAGGAGAAGCTAATGGAAGCTAAGGACAACAGGATGAAGTCAACATCTGAGATATTGAGGAACATGAGGATACTCAAACTTCAAGGATGGGAGATGAAGTTTCTGTCAAAGATATTTGATCTGCGGAAGTCTGAGGAAGGTTGGTTGAAGAAGTATGTGTATAACTCAGCTGTTATAAGCTTTGTCTTCTGGGGAGCTCCTACTTTGGTCTCAGTGTCCACCTTTGGTGCTTGTATACTTCTTGGGATTCCACTTGAGTCTGGTAAGATACTCTCAGCGCTTGCAACGTTCAGGATCTTGCAAGAGCCAATCTACAATCTTCCAGACACTATCTCCATGGTTGTGCAGACCAAAGTCTCTCTTGATAGGATTGCGTCTTATCTCTGCCTAGACAACTTGCAGCCTGATGTTGTGGAGACGCTTCCTCAAGGAGGTTCAGACATAGCTGTGGAAGTGAGCAACAGCACTTTATCTTGGGATGTTTCTTCTGAAAGCCCAACTCTAAAAGACATCAGCTTCAAGGTCTTTCCTGGGATGAAGGTTGCAGTTTGTGGTACTGTTGGCTCTGGGAAGTCAAGTTTGCTTTCATCTATACTTGGTGAAGTACCAAAGGTATCTGGAAGTCTTAAGGTTTGTGGGACAAAGGCCTACGTGGCACAATCTCCTTGGATTCAGAGTGGTAAAATTGAGGACAACATCTTGTTTGGTAAGCCTATGGAAAGAGAGAGGTATGAGAAGGTGCTTGAAGCATGTTCTTTGAGTAAGGATCTGGAGATACTCTCGTTTGGTGATCAGACTGTTATAGGAGAGCGTGGCATCAATCTGAGTGGTGGACAGAAGCAAAGGATACAGATTGCACGTGCTCTATACCAAGATGCGGATATTTATCTGTTTGATGATCCTTTTAGTGCTGTGGATGCTCACACAGGGTCACATCTCTTTAAG GAAGTTTTGCTGGGGCTTTTGTCTTCAAAATCAGTTATTTATGTAACTCATCAAGTTGAGTTCTTACCTGCTGCTGATCTTATACTG GTAATGAAAGATGGAAGGATCAGCCAAGCTGGAAAATACAATGACATCCTCAGCTCTGGAACTGATTTCATGGAGCTTATAGGTGCTCATCAGGAAGCTCTTGCAGTAGTTGGCTCTGTTGATGCTAGTTCTGTCTCTGAGAAACCAGCTTTAGGCGGCCAAGAAGATGCTATTGGTCTTGATGTGAAGCAAGAAAGTCAAGATGTGAAGAACGATAAGCCAGACACTGAGGAGACCAAAAGACAGCTTGTGCAAGAGGAAGAGAGGGAGAAAGGTAGCGTTGCTTTGGATGTATACTGGAAATATATTACACTAGCCTATGGAGGAGCTCTTGTGCCTTTCATAGTGTTGGCACAAGTTCTGTTTCAGCTTCTACAGATTGGAAGCAACTACTGGATGGCTTGGGCTACTCCTGTTTCTAAAGATGTGGAAGCTCCTGTGAACATCTCAACGTTGATGATTGTGTATGTTGCTTTAGCCGTTGGAAGTTCCCTATGCATTCTCGTTAGAGCCACTCTTCTTGTCACCGCTGGTTACAAGACTGCTACTGAACTGTTTCATAAGATGCACCACTGTATCTTCCGCTCGCCTATGTCTTTCTTTGATTCCACACCAAGTGGAAGAATCATGAATAGA GCTTCTACAGACCAGTCTGCAGTGGATTTGGACATACCATATCAGTTCGGATCAGTTGCTATCACAGTGATTCAGCTTATAGGAATCATTGGAGTTATGTCTCAAGTTTCTTGGTTGGTTTTTCTTGTCTTCATCCCTGTGGTTGCTGCCTCCATATGGTATCAG CGTTATTACATAGCTGCAGCAAGAGAACTGTCACGTTTAGTTGGAGTATGCAAAGCCCCACTGATTCAGCATTTTGCTGAAACCATCTCAGGGTCAACAACCATCAGGAGTTTCAATCAAGAATCAAGATTCCGTGGCGACAACATGAGGCTTAGTGATGGTTACTCTAGGCCCAAATTCTATTCAGCTGGAGCAATGGAATGGCTTTGCTTCCGCCTTGATATGTTATCTTCGCTCACATTTGCATTCTCACTTGTTTTCTTGATATCTATACCTACTGGAGTGATTGATCCAAGCCTAGCGGGACTAGCAGTGACTTATGGACTCAGTTTGAATACCCTGCAAGCTTGGCTGATATGGACTCTCTGTAATCTTGAGAACAAGATTATCTCTGTAGAGAGGATTCTTCAGTATGCAAGTGTTCCTAGTGAACCACCTCTTGTGATAGAATCAAACCGGCCTCAACAATCATGGCCTTCACGTGGAGAAGTGGACATCCATGATCTTCAG GTCCGTTATGCTCCACATATGCCACTAGTGTTGCGAGGAATAACATGCACATTCAAAGGAGGGTTGAGAACAGGAATAGTTGGAAGGACAGGAAGCGGGAAATCGACTTTGATTCAAACCCTTTTCCGAATTGTTGAGCCTTCAGCTGGAGAAATAAAGATAGATGGAGTGAATATATTGAACATTGGGTTGCATGACTTGCGTTTGAGACTTAGTATTATACCTCAAGATCCAACCATGTTTGAAGGGACTGTGAGAAGTAACTTGGATCCTCTTGAAGAGTACACTGATGATCAAATCTGGGAG GCTCTTGACAAGTGCCAACTAGGTGACGAGGTGAGGAAGAAGGATCTAAAGCTGGACTCGTCAGTGAGTGAGAATGGAGAGAACTGGAGCATGGGTCAGAGACAGCTTGTATGTCTTGGGAGAGTTCTTCTCAAGAGAAGCAAGATCTTGGTTCTTGATGAAGCTACTGCTTCTGTTGACACTGCAACTGATAATCTCATCCAGAAAACGTTAAGAGAACACTTTTCAGATTGTACAGTGATAACCATTGCACACAGGATATCTTCGGTTATTGACAGTGACATGGTTCTGCTACTTAGCAATG GGATCATTGAGGAGTATGATTCGCCAGTGAAGTTGCTGGAGAATAAGTCTTCATCTTTTGCTAAACTTGTGGCTGAGTACACTGCAAGATCTAGTTCCAGTTTTGATTAA
- the LOC106395666 gene encoding cilia- and flagella-associated protein 251-like: protein MDQIKQEILKKLTKLIVILIWVSSLLITLNSYLYRFTIQLVTHAVDKNYMFLLSSALLAFVAKGIATSKPAEEDWSKTDKTFDYRDFESYDAILELEYSHVHEKETYSFLAEEVSTNDQETEEEKEDQETKEEKEDQETEEEKEKEEYDEPLTDNGDLEEECDIDGGFKEEEDNVGVVTEEEMNKRFDEFIRKMKDELRIEAKRHLIVV, encoded by the coding sequence ATGGATCAAATAAAACAGGAGATTCTGAAGAAACTTACCAAGCTCATAGTAATTTTAATATGGGTTTCATCTCTTTTAATCACTCTCAACTCCTATCTATACAGGTTCACAATTCAACTTGTAACACACGCGGTAGATAAGAACTACATGTTCCTACTCTCCAGTGCTCTCTTAGCGTTTGTTGCTAAGGGCATCGCTACGTCAAAACCAGCAGAGGAAGATTGGAGCAAGACCGATAAAACCTTTGATTACCGAGATTTCGAGAGTTACGATGCCATATTGGAGCTAGAGTATTCCCATGTGCatgaaaaagaaacatattCTTTTCTTGCAGAGGAAGTTAGTACAAATGATCAAGAAAccgaagaagagaaagaagatcaagaaaccaaagaagaaaaagaagatcaagaaaccgaagaagagaaagaaaaagaagagtatGATGAGCCATTAACAGATAATGGTGATCTAGAGGAAGAATGTGATATTGATGGCGGATTTAAAGAAGAGGAGGATAATGTGGGAGTGGTGACGGAGGAAGAGATGAACAAGAGATTCGATGAGTTCATTAGAAAGATGAAGGACGAGCTTAGAATCGAAGCTAAACGGCACTTGATCGTTGTTTGA
- the LOC106394903 gene encoding B3 domain-containing protein REM2-like has translation MRCGALNQQCKEVKLVNKEGKSWTARFGFSESDGAYYISRGWRKFCRDNRCTNGDLFVFNVVGDGTTTPLLCVCPERKECTELLIKHFSRIDGSIASTSRN, from the exons ATGAGGTGTGGTGCTTTGAACCAACAATGCAAAGAGGTCAAACTTGTCAACAAGGAGGGAAAGTCATGGACTGCGCGCTTCGGATTTAGCGAATCAGACGGCGCATATTACATCAGCAGAGGGTGGAGAAAGTTCTGTCGTGATAACAGATGCACCAACGGAGATTTGTTTGTGTTCAACGTGGTTGGAGACGGGACGACAACTCCATTACTGTGTGTATGTCCGGAAAGGAAGGAGTGTACTGAACTACTGATCAAGCACTTCAGCAGAATCGATG GTAGCATTGCTTCTACCTCACGAAATTAG
- the LOC106390483 gene encoding 30S ribosomal protein S10, chloroplastic isoform X1, with the protein MAVSSVTSFILPPSFSNPTSSSSTRQKLSLLSLLPTHGVTGSSLINKPSVSFTKRIFAAPETLSPETLDEPVSEVPSSSSISVDADKQMAPKQKIRIKLRSYWVPLIEDSCKQILDAARNTNAKTMGPVPLPTKKRIYCVLKSPHVHKDARFHFEIRTHQRMIDILYPTAQTIDSLMQLDLPAGVDVEVKL; encoded by the exons ATGGCGGTTTCTTCTGTAACTTCATTCATACTACCACCCTCTTTCTCCAATCCCACCTCTTCCTCTTCTACCAGACAGAAACTCTCTCTGCTCTCCTTGCTTCCTACTCATGGCGTCACTGGCTCATCCCTCATTAACAAGCCCTCAGTCTCGTTCACGAAGAGGATCTTCGCAGCTCCCGAAACCCTGTCTCCTGAAACTCTCGATGAACCCGTCTCTGAG GTTCCGAGCTCTTCCTCGATCAGTGTAGACGCGGATAAG CAGATGGCGCCAAAGCAGAAGATTAGGATCAAGCTTAGATCATACTGGGTGCCTCTGATTGAGGACTCATGCAAGCAGATACTTGACGCTGCGAGGAACACCAATGCCAAGACGATGGGTCCTGTCCCTTTGCCGACCAAGAAGCGTATCTACTGTGTTCTCAAGTCTCCTCACGTTCACAAGGATGCAAGGTTCCATTTTGAGATCAGGACGCACCAGCGGATGATTGATATTCTCTACCCCACTGCTCAAACCATCGATTCCTTGATGCAGCTTGATCTTCCTGCTGGTGTTGATGTCGAGGTCAAGCTCTGA
- the LOC106390483 gene encoding 30S ribosomal protein S10, chloroplastic isoform X2: MAVSSVTSFILPPSFSNPTSSSSTRQKLSLLSLLPTHGVTGSSLINKPSVSFTKRIFAAPETLSPETLDEPVSEVPSSSSISVDADKMAPKQKIRIKLRSYWVPLIEDSCKQILDAARNTNAKTMGPVPLPTKKRIYCVLKSPHVHKDARFHFEIRTHQRMIDILYPTAQTIDSLMQLDLPAGVDVEVKL, translated from the exons ATGGCGGTTTCTTCTGTAACTTCATTCATACTACCACCCTCTTTCTCCAATCCCACCTCTTCCTCTTCTACCAGACAGAAACTCTCTCTGCTCTCCTTGCTTCCTACTCATGGCGTCACTGGCTCATCCCTCATTAACAAGCCCTCAGTCTCGTTCACGAAGAGGATCTTCGCAGCTCCCGAAACCCTGTCTCCTGAAACTCTCGATGAACCCGTCTCTGAG GTTCCGAGCTCTTCCTCGATCAGTGTAGACGCGGATAAG ATGGCGCCAAAGCAGAAGATTAGGATCAAGCTTAGATCATACTGGGTGCCTCTGATTGAGGACTCATGCAAGCAGATACTTGACGCTGCGAGGAACACCAATGCCAAGACGATGGGTCCTGTCCCTTTGCCGACCAAGAAGCGTATCTACTGTGTTCTCAAGTCTCCTCACGTTCACAAGGATGCAAGGTTCCATTTTGAGATCAGGACGCACCAGCGGATGATTGATATTCTCTACCCCACTGCTCAAACCATCGATTCCTTGATGCAGCTTGATCTTCCTGCTGGTGTTGATGTCGAGGTCAAGCTCTGA
- the LOC111214389 gene encoding B3 domain-containing protein REM7-like, with amino-acid sequence MDCFHRATHMETPREPHFFKPLLPGFHSGVAIPLDFYSKHIQGAEINKPWKLRSDASDQIWEVIREGRTLTKGWKEFTEAHDLRIGDIVIFKHEGDMVFHVTPFGPSCCEILWSDADDAPTFSYDYCFLAEVTPTNQKDDKMVSKI; translated from the exons ATGGATTGCTTCCATCGAGCCACTCAT ATGGAAACTCCCCGAGAACCTCATTTCTTCAAGCCTCTTCTTCCTGGTTTTCACAGTGGCGTGGCAATACCACTTGACTTCTACTCAAAACACATACAAGGGGCTGAGATCAATAAACCATGGAAGCTAAGATCGGACGCTTCGGATCAAATTTGGGAggtgatccgagaaggcaggaCACTCACCAAAGGTTGGAAAGAGTTCACCGAAGCACATGATCTTCGAATCGGTGACATTGTCATCTTCAAACACGAAGGAGACATGGTCTTTCATGTGACTCCTTTTGGTCCTAGCTGTTGTGAGATTCTGTGGTCCGACGCGGATGATGCTCCTACTTTCTCATACGACTACTGCTTCTTGGCTGAGGTTACTCCTACAAATCAAAAGGACGACAAAATGGTGagtaaaatttag